One region of candidate division TA06 bacterium genomic DNA includes:
- a CDS encoding RnfABCDGE type electron transport complex subunit B: MSVILLSVLVLGGLALLLSGGLAYASKKFAVYVDPRIEEIAENLPGANCGACGYPGCNGYAEAVAKAGVEPTLCTPGGAETAKMIAKVMGVEAGEVLPRVAVLQCGGGKREAEFRFEYEGINDCTAALLVGNGAKGCVYGCVGLGSCAEACPYDAMAMSDNRLPVVFEEKCTACGICVSTCPRGLLALVDRDVKVYLGCMSRDRGPKVKKVCSVGCIGCTVCAKKGPEGIEMDGWLPKMDSQKIKEWPEANKICPTKSFVLR, from the coding sequence ATGTCGGTAATACTTTTGTCTGTACTTGTTCTTGGTGGCCTGGCTCTTTTGCTCAGCGGCGGTCTTGCCTACGCTTCAAAAAAATTCGCGGTCTATGTGGACCCGAGAATTGAAGAAATCGCTGAGAACCTTCCGGGCGCGAACTGCGGCGCATGTGGATATCCTGGTTGCAATGGATATGCTGAAGCCGTGGCCAAGGCGGGGGTTGAGCCTACTCTTTGTACCCCTGGCGGAGCCGAGACTGCGAAAATGATCGCAAAAGTAATGGGTGTTGAGGCTGGAGAGGTTCTTCCCAGGGTTGCTGTGCTTCAGTGCGGAGGGGGGAAGCGTGAGGCAGAGTTCAGGTTCGAATACGAGGGTATCAATGACTGCACCGCTGCTTTGCTGGTGGGAAACGGCGCCAAAGGATGCGTCTACGGATGTGTTGGTCTGGGCTCGTGCGCGGAGGCCTGCCCGTATGATGCCATGGCCATGAGTGATAATCGCCTTCCCGTCGTTTTCGAGGAGAAGTGTACAGCCTGTGGAATCTGTGTATCCACGTGCCCCAGAGGTTTGTTGGCTCTGGTTGATCGCGATGTGAAAGTATATCTTGGCTGCATGTCCAGGGACAGAGGGCCGAAGGTGAAGAAAGTCTGTTCGGTCGGCTGTATCGGGTGCACTGTCTGTGCGAAGAAAGGTCCAGAAGGCATAGAGATGGATGGCTGGCTGCCAAAAATGGACTCGCAGAAGATCAAGGAGTGGCCGGAAGCCAACAAGATCTGTCCGACAAAGAGTTTTGTTCTACGATAG